Proteins found in one Bacteroidales bacterium genomic segment:
- a CDS encoding SoxR reducing system RseC family protein — protein sequence MNNEVCKSGVIKYVDSEKVVVSLIRTEACGTCQVKNACHNMNGNVQDIEIPIQAPVNYKTGDKVEVVISEGKALLAVVLSFIIPVVLLLLFFFLLQHFYFNEGMSALIAVGITTVYYLFLYFVRSGLKKTFHFTIRKNDSVE from the coding sequence ATGAATAATGAAGTTTGTAAGTCGGGTGTGATAAAATATGTTGACTCGGAAAAAGTGGTGGTTTCCCTAATCAGAACTGAGGCTTGTGGTACCTGTCAGGTGAAAAATGCTTGTCATAACATGAATGGAAATGTTCAGGATATAGAAATACCAATACAAGCCCCCGTTAATTATAAAACGGGTGATAAGGTAGAGGTAGTTATCTCAGAAGGGAAGGCATTGCTGGCTGTCGTTTTGTCTTTTATTATACCTGTGGTGCTCTTATTGTTGTTTTTTTTCCTCTTGCAACACTTTTATTTTAATGAGGGTATGTCCGCGTTAATAGCAGTTGGCATTACAACAGTATATTATTTATTTTTATACTTTGTAAGGTCAGGATTGAAGAAAACATTTCATTTTACTATACGAAAGAATGATTCGGTTGAATGA
- a CDS encoding SDR family oxidoreductase, with protein sequence MKNIFLITGCSRGIGLALVERALSESENMVFGVSRSHPPQELAQLASKNSSEWIWIQADLSTEDGRKKVADVISKKNVGLTHVLHNAATIICKQWFEYTYEDYRTVFDVNFWSPLHLTQLILPYLLENSHVVFISSMGGFQGSKKFPGMALYTASKAAIVNLVESLSVELAQKGIKVNSLCPGAVDTDMLHQAFPAYQAKITPHKIGDFIYYFLKNAHQVINGKIIPVSLNDPDDE encoded by the coding sequence ATGAAAAATATTTTTTTAATCACAGGATGTTCGCGAGGGATTGGATTGGCTTTGGTAGAGCGTGCTTTGTCTGAGTCAGAGAACATGGTTTTCGGTGTAAGTCGATCCCATCCTCCTCAAGAATTAGCACAATTAGCTAGTAAAAATAGTTCCGAATGGATATGGATTCAAGCAGATTTAAGTACAGAAGATGGTAGAAAGAAAGTTGCCGACGTTATTTCTAAGAAAAACGTAGGCTTGACTCATGTCTTACATAATGCAGCTACAATTATTTGTAAGCAGTGGTTTGAGTACACCTACGAAGATTATCGAACTGTGTTTGATGTTAATTTTTGGTCTCCTTTGCATCTGACTCAATTGATTTTACCTTACTTACTTGAAAATTCCCATGTCGTTTTCATAAGTAGTATGGGAGGTTTTCAAGGAAGTAAAAAATTTCCAGGTATGGCGTTATACACAGCTTCTAAAGCTGCAATAGTAAATTTGGTAGAATCTTTGTCTGTTGAGCTCGCCCAGAAGGGTATTAAAGTCAATAGTTTATGCCCTGGTGCTGTCGACACTGATATGCTTCATCAGGCTTTTCCAGCTTATCAAGCAAAAATTACTCCCCACAAAATAGGTGATTTCATTTATTATTTTCTTAAAAACGCCCATCAAGTAATTAATGGGAAAATCATACCTGTGTCTTTAAATGATCCTGACGATGAATAA
- a CDS encoding TetR/AcrR family transcriptional regulator: MKKAKSYKNKEYYLEVARKVFFSLGYKKTSLADIAQAARRAKTGIYYYFRSKSDIFQNIIEQEAKKVIKDLEQKLSVIDDPIEKVKFYFQFRLNHLKEATSYYAFLKKDVLEHLPLIEKIRERYEKIEKEILSSILSQGIKQGVFKDFDVEKVTEALAKLIRGIEIPHFIEDLHFSMEQEMMILIDIFVAGLRK, from the coding sequence ATGAAAAAAGCGAAATCTTATAAAAACAAAGAATATTACTTAGAAGTAGCAAGGAAAGTTTTTTTTTCTTTAGGTTATAAAAAAACATCGCTTGCAGATATAGCCCAAGCTGCTCGACGTGCAAAGACTGGCATATATTACTATTTTCGCAGTAAGAGTGATATTTTTCAAAATATTATAGAACAAGAAGCTAAGAAGGTTATAAAAGATCTGGAACAAAAACTTTCGGTGATAGATGATCCGATTGAAAAGGTTAAATTTTATTTTCAGTTTAGACTTAATCATTTGAAAGAAGCTACATCGTATTATGCTTTTTTAAAAAAAGACGTTCTAGAACATCTGCCTTTGATTGAAAAAATCAGAGAGAGATACGAAAAAATAGAAAAGGAAATTTTATCTTCCATTCTCAGCCAGGGCATAAAACAAGGTGTTTTTAAAGATTTTGATGTGGAGAAAGTAACGGAAGCATTGGCAAAATTGATCAGAGGAATAGAAATTCCTCATTTTATTGAAGATCTACATTTTAGTATGGAGCAAGAGATGATGATTTTAATTGATATTTTTGTAGCCGGATTGAGGAAATAA
- a CDS encoding efflux RND transporter permease subunit produces the protein MKITEISIRNPLGVIMAFLALLLFGLLANYYLPRDLFPDIELPAITVMTIYPGASSENVEQQVTRPLERVLANTTHLKKIQSFSRENVSVISLQFEWGTNITEAAAEARDLIEFVKNDLPDQAYKPLIMKIRNNMFPIAILGVGAVESYEKLGELVENTIVPELRRIDGVGTVLTIAEPTKIIEIVLDPYKMAQYKLSLSQIQTFLQLNNASIPAGNIKTHRWDISLEVPAEFTSLEEIENMSIPLSAGGHIYLKNIARIRWKYKDKDEITRTEGRRAVALMIQKQSDANSLQVYQNVKKAIPYIQKQLPQDVTITEVFNTTEAIDASLKNLQQTLLYGAIFVVLVVWLFLRRWRSSFIVAMTIPFSLIISYIVIYLLDYTVNIFTLMSLVIAIGMVVDNTIVVLENITRHIERGVRPREASLFGTNEMSLAITASTFTTIVVLVPLVFAGGIVGVMFKQMAIVTTTALLASLLVSITLSPTLTSLLIRPVHEQRKIPLYAKTEKIFQWLENIYGRLLELALNNKVTVFVIVTLLSALTILLTLRIGMDYIPDIDSGDIMMEIRLPEGMRTDETEKLAILLEQRVKELVPEMVYGFTVIGQTERGILSSVGFKEGKNIATIAIHLLPPEKRKRSSHEIAHLLTEELKKYPQIESYHVSGGSILGTALLGNVRPIDIIIKGSNMKELYRIAHELEDSLKQLPFLRNVTNSMSVSRPVYQIIIDKDKAIIHGLTPLLIAMQLRQSIYGINAGVFKQSGLEYDIFVRYDSSFRSNMEQLMNLYISTPTGKMVPLNEIARIEKVSAPIEIEHLGQERVARVTADIEAHVSLSEATRRVDKIIRSYRHIPGVLVYLSGQRDEQMESFSNLLLIFFIGIMLVYMIMVAQFKSLKAPFIILFTIPLALVGVIWAFFVTGITLSLVTFVGIIMLLGVVVNNGIVLVDYTNLLISRRMKLREAIVSAGKSRLRPVLMTSLTTILGMLPMALSKGLASEVWSPLGITMIGGLLFSTFITLILMPMMYEIFFRNR, from the coding sequence ATGAAAATAACTGAAATATCCATTCGTAATCCTCTGGGAGTGATAATGGCTTTCTTAGCTTTGCTCTTATTTGGCCTCTTAGCAAACTATTATCTTCCACGTGATTTGTTTCCAGATATCGAGTTACCAGCCATCACCGTCATGACGATCTATCCTGGGGCATCGTCAGAAAACGTTGAACAACAAGTCACAAGGCCATTAGAAAGAGTGCTTGCTAATACTACTCATCTAAAAAAAATTCAATCTTTTAGTCGAGAAAATGTTTCCGTCATATCTCTTCAATTTGAATGGGGAACAAATATTACAGAAGCTGCTGCAGAAGCACGCGATTTGATAGAGTTTGTAAAAAATGATTTGCCTGACCAGGCTTACAAACCTTTAATCATGAAAATCAGAAACAACATGTTTCCCATAGCCATTCTTGGGGTGGGGGCTGTTGAAAGCTATGAAAAACTTGGTGAATTGGTTGAAAATACCATTGTTCCTGAACTTAGAAGAATCGATGGTGTTGGGACAGTATTAACGATTGCAGAGCCTACAAAAATTATTGAAATTGTGTTGGATCCATACAAAATGGCTCAATATAAACTTTCACTTTCTCAGATTCAGACTTTTCTCCAGTTAAATAATGCTTCTATTCCTGCCGGAAATATAAAAACCCATCGATGGGATATTTCTTTGGAGGTTCCAGCTGAGTTTACTTCACTTGAAGAAATCGAAAACATGTCCATTCCTCTCTCTGCGGGCGGCCATATATACTTGAAAAACATAGCTCGAATTAGGTGGAAGTATAAGGATAAAGATGAAATCACTCGCACAGAAGGAAGACGAGCTGTAGCTCTCATGATTCAAAAACAGTCCGATGCTAATTCTCTACAAGTTTATCAAAATGTCAAAAAAGCAATCCCCTACATACAGAAGCAATTGCCACAAGATGTTACTATCACTGAAGTTTTCAATACCACTGAGGCAATTGATGCATCTCTAAAAAATTTGCAGCAAACACTTTTATATGGAGCAATTTTTGTTGTACTAGTAGTTTGGCTTTTTCTTCGGCGCTGGCGAAGTAGTTTTATTGTTGCCATGACCATTCCTTTTTCACTCATCATATCTTACATAGTCATATACTTACTGGATTACACAGTCAATATATTTACGCTAATGAGTCTTGTCATAGCCATAGGAATGGTGGTAGATAATACGATAGTAGTTTTGGAAAATATAACACGTCACATAGAACGAGGTGTGCGACCAAGGGAAGCATCTTTATTTGGAACGAATGAAATGAGTTTGGCCATTACTGCATCGACATTTACAACCATTGTTGTCCTTGTACCACTAGTTTTTGCTGGAGGTATTGTAGGGGTAATGTTTAAACAAATGGCGATTGTTACCACGACAGCATTACTAGCTTCGCTTCTGGTTAGTATTACTCTTTCTCCTACTTTGACTTCTCTTTTGATTAGACCTGTCCATGAACAAAGAAAAATACCTCTTTATGCCAAAACCGAAAAAATATTTCAATGGTTAGAGAACATTTATGGTAGATTGCTTGAACTAGCTTTGAATAACAAAGTAACTGTATTTGTAATTGTCACTTTGTTGTCGGCTTTAACCATATTGCTAACATTGAGAATTGGAATGGACTACATTCCAGATATTGACAGTGGAGATATTATGATGGAAATACGTTTACCTGAGGGTATGCGAACAGATGAAACGGAAAAACTTGCCATACTTTTAGAGCAGAGGGTGAAAGAATTGGTTCCTGAAATGGTTTATGGATTCACAGTGATAGGTCAGACAGAACGAGGTATTTTAAGCTCTGTGGGATTCAAAGAAGGGAAAAACATTGCTACGATTGCCATACATCTCTTACCTCCTGAAAAACGTAAAAGATCATCGCATGAAATTGCACACCTGTTGACGGAAGAACTTAAAAAATATCCACAAATTGAGTCGTATCATGTTTCGGGGGGAAGTATTCTTGGTACAGCGCTTCTAGGAAATGTCAGACCAATTGACATCATTATCAAAGGAAGTAACATGAAAGAACTTTATCGAATTGCCCATGAACTAGAAGATAGCTTGAAACAACTACCTTTTTTGAGAAATGTAACCAATTCTATGAGTGTATCTAGACCTGTTTATCAAATTATTATTGATAAGGACAAAGCGATCATACATGGCTTGACACCTTTATTAATTGCCATGCAACTTAGGCAGTCTATTTATGGAATTAATGCAGGTGTTTTTAAGCAATCAGGGCTGGAATACGACATTTTCGTTCGTTATGATAGTTCCTTTAGATCTAACATGGAACAATTGATGAATTTATACATATCTACACCAACTGGAAAAATGGTTCCTCTCAATGAAATAGCAAGAATAGAAAAAGTGAGTGCACCTATTGAAATAGAACATCTAGGCCAGGAAAGAGTAGCCCGAGTCACTGCTGACATAGAAGCCCATGTTTCACTTAGCGAGGCAACAAGAAGAGTAGATAAAATAATTCGTTCTTATCGGCACATACCCGGGGTATTAGTGTATTTAAGTGGACAGCGTGACGAACAAATGGAAAGCTTTTCGAATTTGTTATTAATTTTTTTCATTGGTATAATGCTGGTTTATATGATCATGGTGGCTCAGTTTAAGTCACTAAAAGCTCCTTTTATTATTTTATTTACCATTCCATTGGCACTCGTTGGTGTGATTTGGGCTTTTTTCGTGACGGGAATTACCTTAAGTCTTGTTACTTTTGTGGGTATTATTATGCTTTTGGGGGTTGTGGTAAACAACGGAATCGTATTGGTCGACTATACCAATTTACTGATCTCTCGACGGATGAAACTTCGTGAAGCTATTGTTTCGGCCGGGAAAAGCCGATTGCGACCAGTTTTGATGACTTCACTGACAACCATCTTGGGTATGTTGCCTATGGCATTGAGTAAGGGATTGGCATCCGAAGTCTGGTCACCACTTGGAATTACAATGATTGGTGGCTTGCTTTTTTCTACCTTCATTACACTCATTCTCATGCCCATGATGTACGAGATTTTTTTTAGAAATCGATAG
- a CDS encoding efflux RND transporter periplasmic adaptor subunit, translating into MKTPKLICFFSLLFLLFLGCKRDDKNDKKNSEREDIILVDVVNPTLQKYAAVREYQGVFKPYKEANVGSSIPGKVEKIFVLEGDYVKEGEIIARMSSEMLIQAEIEYMTLKKDFDRVSNLLQKNSISQQDYDHVKARFEAAQAKYELMKKNTEIRAPFSGVVVKHLIKEGENYFFSFSLDPSYSMTSGIVKLMQVNPLICVVDIGEMDFPMFKVGQQVEVVPFAYPHVTLLGRIIRFEPIVSSLDRMVRMHVVVPNQLGLMPGMGGKVKIKTPEKECMALPLETIMEENNKSFVFIEKDGIARKLSVKVSATTGDSVLIEDIPADVRVIKTKVKQLKDGQKVRVIENRTL; encoded by the coding sequence ATGAAAACTCCAAAACTTATATGTTTTTTTTCGTTGTTATTTCTTTTGTTCTTAGGTTGCAAGCGAGACGACAAGAATGATAAGAAAAATTCAGAAAGAGAAGACATTATACTGGTTGATGTTGTAAATCCTACACTCCAAAAATATGCTGCGGTGCGTGAGTATCAGGGTGTGTTTAAGCCATATAAGGAGGCAAATGTAGGAAGTTCCATTCCTGGAAAAGTAGAAAAGATTTTTGTTTTAGAGGGTGATTATGTAAAAGAAGGCGAAATTATTGCCCGAATGTCGTCTGAAATGCTCATTCAAGCTGAGATCGAGTATATGACCTTGAAAAAAGATTTTGATCGAGTTTCAAATCTTTTGCAGAAGAATAGTATTTCACAGCAGGATTATGATCATGTTAAAGCACGATTTGAGGCAGCGCAGGCAAAGTACGAACTCATGAAAAAAAATACCGAGATCCGAGCTCCCTTTTCCGGTGTTGTAGTTAAACATCTTATTAAGGAAGGAGAAAATTATTTCTTCTCTTTTTCGCTGGATCCTTCTTACAGTATGACCTCAGGCATCGTAAAATTAATGCAAGTAAATCCACTTATATGTGTGGTTGATATTGGGGAAATGGATTTTCCGATGTTTAAAGTGGGTCAGCAAGTTGAGGTAGTGCCTTTTGCTTATCCTCATGTTACTTTACTAGGTAGGATTATTCGTTTTGAACCTATTGTTTCATCCCTAGACAGGATGGTCCGGATGCATGTGGTGGTCCCTAATCAACTTGGGCTTATGCCTGGTATGGGAGGAAAAGTGAAAATTAAAACTCCAGAGAAAGAATGCATGGCGTTGCCGTTGGAAACTATCATGGAAGAGAATAATAAAAGTTTTGTTTTTATTGAAAAGGATGGCATAGCTAGAAAATTGTCAGTTAAGGTATCGGCCACCACTGGTGATTCGGTGCTTATAGAAGATATACCAGCAGACGTAAGGGTAATAAAGACAAAAGTTAAGCAATTAAAGGATGGACAAAAGGTTCGTGTTATTGAAAATCGTACACTATGA
- a CDS encoding TolC family protein, which yields MLRNFHIYVLFPLMLSGQSYSLKQCVEMALENNISLQRKANVLDSAKAFKRSVLTYFFPSIDASGTYLRMNKQMSLFEQDVLLPLVPYMVIDQQTGQVDPEKFKDPLIAATYLVIDPNTMQPVLDKDGNPIFRNYAWLPADKAKVGEKNNYLFQFTLKQPIFTGGKIWYGYQISKSYEKLIQEQVLQTREEVGYEVMEKYMQLVMLFHKRKLTQQYKSLVDALFHDVQNYREEGIVTDAEVQEVKVHYNEAVLNEMKATHGFDLMRMALCQKMGLPLYSPWIPSDTTLILPEVLLDTSKLMDEALHNRHEMKILEEKVNISSYQQKMSYGEMLPQIAFIANYLIMRPSPFQGMKDVFDHDYQIGVSITIPLFHAGERWQKIKMSRLAYQNDLLLKKEVEDLIRIDVQNKYFSYIEALQNVRFKEEGLKHKEVQLKQKKDRFDEGMVKVSDVIQAQTEWFHAKVDHLEAVSQAWTAYYQLLKAMGKLNY from the coding sequence ATGCTTCGAAATTTTCATATTTATGTGTTGTTTCCTTTGATGCTAAGTGGACAGTCTTACAGTCTGAAACAGTGTGTGGAAATGGCATTAGAGAACAACATAAGTTTGCAGCGTAAAGCTAATGTTCTTGATTCAGCTAAGGCATTTAAGCGGTCTGTTTTAACTTATTTTTTTCCATCGATTGATGCAAGTGGCACTTATTTAAGAATGAATAAACAGATGAGTTTATTTGAACAGGATGTGCTTCTTCCACTTGTGCCTTACATGGTGATTGATCAGCAGACAGGTCAAGTTGATCCTGAGAAATTTAAAGATCCTCTTATTGCAGCCACATATCTAGTAATTGATCCCAACACCATGCAACCAGTCTTAGATAAAGATGGTAATCCTATTTTTAGAAATTATGCATGGTTACCAGCTGATAAAGCCAAAGTTGGAGAAAAGAATAACTATCTTTTTCAGTTTACTTTGAAACAGCCCATATTTACCGGAGGAAAAATATGGTATGGTTATCAAATATCAAAAAGCTACGAAAAACTAATTCAGGAACAAGTTCTGCAGACACGTGAAGAAGTAGGATACGAAGTGATGGAAAAATACATGCAATTGGTTATGCTATTTCATAAAAGAAAACTTACACAACAATATAAGTCACTTGTTGATGCTTTATTTCATGATGTGCAAAATTACAGGGAGGAGGGAATTGTAACTGATGCAGAAGTTCAAGAAGTCAAGGTACATTACAATGAAGCTGTATTAAATGAAATGAAGGCCACGCATGGTTTTGATCTTATGCGTATGGCTTTATGTCAGAAAATGGGCTTGCCACTTTATTCACCATGGATTCCGTCAGATACAACATTAATCTTACCCGAAGTATTGCTGGATACGTCAAAACTTATGGACGAAGCTCTTCATAACCGACATGAGATGAAGATTTTAGAAGAAAAAGTAAATATTTCTAGCTATCAACAAAAAATGTCTTATGGTGAAATGCTTCCTCAGATTGCTTTTATAGCTAATTACCTCATCATGCGACCTTCGCCTTTTCAAGGGATGAAGGATGTCTTTGATCATGACTATCAGATAGGAGTTAGTATAACTATTCCTCTTTTTCATGCTGGTGAACGTTGGCAAAAGATAAAAATGTCTCGTCTTGCTTATCAAAACGATTTACTTCTTAAGAAAGAGGTTGAAGATTTAATACGGATTGATGTTCAGAACAAATATTTTAGTTATATTGAAGCCCTTCAGAATGTACGTTTTAAAGAAGAAGGTCTCAAACACAAAGAAGTACAGCTTAAGCAGAAAAAAGATAGATTCGATGAAGGGATGGTTAAAGTAAGTGATGTGATTCAGGCTCAGACTGAATGGTTTCATGCTAAGGTAGATCATCTAGAGGCAGTTTCACAAGCTTGGACAGCATATTATCAATTGTTGAAAGCTATGGGAAAGTTAAATTATTGA
- a CDS encoding gamma-glutamyl-gamma-aminobutyrate hydrolase family protein (Members of this family of hydrolases with an active site Cys residue belong to MEROPS family C26.) codes for MKQILLIDNHDSFTYILKAYLKQLPQVSRVDVHFPENAMSLNLNSYHAIVISPGPGLPQETLLQEIIHRAYGRIPLLGVCLGMQAIIVYENGQLMQLEQPLHGAQVKIHIIENYPFFNADWHEIYVGLYHSWGMSINAVPSSLKVTSYHNNTTIAQSLIHIKFPLAGVQFHPESHLTQEGMTILKNWFNSTILS; via the coding sequence ATGAAACAAATCTTGTTGATCGACAATCATGATTCTTTTACCTATATTCTTAAAGCATACTTAAAGCAACTTCCACAAGTTTCAAGGGTTGATGTGCATTTCCCAGAAAATGCTATGTCGTTAAATCTAAATTCTTATCATGCTATTGTTATTTCGCCTGGGCCTGGCTTACCTCAAGAAACGTTACTTCAAGAAATCATTCACAGAGCTTATGGTAGAATTCCTTTGCTTGGTGTATGCTTAGGAATGCAAGCTATTATTGTATATGAAAATGGTCAGCTCATGCAACTGGAGCAACCCTTACATGGAGCACAAGTAAAAATTCATATCATTGAAAACTACCCTTTTTTCAATGCCGATTGGCATGAAATTTACGTAGGCCTATACCATTCGTGGGGTATGTCTATCAATGCTGTTCCCTCTTCCTTAAAGGTCACCTCCTATCACAATAATACTACTATTGCTCAATCTCTTATCCACATTAAATTTCCTTTGGCGGGTGTTCAATTTCACCCTGAGTCACACCTGACTCAGGAAGGAATGACTATTCTAAAAAACTGGTTTAATTCAACGATTCTTTCTTAA
- a CDS encoding radical SAM protein: MIPISVFPVSSYIGGKLIRGKLTRSLIDFYVRKKIKSSVLENDDPCFSDVTKEYQALAFWAMYKSILRNFDKNLISPIVLQKIVQVFLNNVLLSSSSKEARENFEKKYGMRPPTFFTISPTKLCNLHCEGCYAASSFQTKNIMKWDLLNRVIADGHDNLGMRFFVISGGEPLMYNDEGKTILDLVEKWNDSYFLMYTNGTLINLQVAKRMAQLGNITPAISLEGLEKETNDRRGRDVFDKILKAKDYLIQEGIPFGFSITATSKNINLLLQMDFYDKLYEELGATYLWIFQYMPIGRNFSKDLMLTCEQRVELFRIQEKLLLEKNYFLADFWNSAPMSNGCISCGRSGGYFYINWDGNIMPCVFIPYYTDNIEDLYSQGKKLEDALFSPLFKKGRDWQHRYIGLKDNPGNLIRPCFYRDHYEDFYKIAKEVGVKAENDDAVKALDTQEYKEFMTKYGKNLAQLTDPIWKEMVEKVKKESLN, translated from the coding sequence ATGATTCCGATATCAGTTTTTCCCGTATCTTCCTACATTGGAGGTAAATTGATACGCGGGAAATTGACGAGATCTCTTATTGATTTTTATGTTCGAAAAAAAATCAAGTCTAGTGTTCTTGAGAACGATGATCCATGTTTTTCGGATGTAACCAAAGAATATCAAGCTCTTGCTTTCTGGGCTATGTACAAATCTATTTTGAGAAATTTCGATAAAAACCTTATTTCACCCATAGTATTACAAAAGATCGTGCAAGTTTTTCTTAATAATGTTCTTCTCAGTTCTTCTTCAAAAGAAGCACGAGAAAATTTTGAAAAAAAATATGGTATGAGACCTCCAACTTTTTTCACTATTTCTCCTACAAAGCTTTGTAATCTTCACTGCGAAGGATGTTATGCAGCTTCATCTTTTCAAACAAAGAACATCATGAAATGGGATTTACTCAATAGAGTTATAGCAGACGGACACGACAACTTGGGAATGCGTTTTTTTGTTATCTCTGGAGGTGAACCTTTAATGTATAATGATGAAGGCAAAACCATTCTCGATCTAGTAGAAAAATGGAATGATTCTTACTTTCTGATGTACACAAACGGAACTTTAATTAATTTACAAGTGGCAAAGCGAATGGCCCAATTAGGTAACATAACTCCAGCTATTTCGCTGGAAGGACTAGAGAAAGAAACCAATGATAGGCGAGGGAGAGATGTTTTTGATAAAATTCTTAAAGCTAAAGATTATCTCATTCAAGAAGGTATACCATTTGGGTTTTCCATCACTGCTACGAGTAAAAATATTAATCTTTTGCTTCAGATGGATTTTTATGATAAGTTATATGAAGAATTAGGGGCAACATATCTGTGGATTTTTCAATATATGCCTATTGGGCGAAATTTTTCCAAGGACTTAATGCTTACATGTGAGCAGCGAGTTGAATTGTTCAGAATACAAGAAAAATTGCTGCTAGAGAAAAACTATTTTTTAGCTGATTTCTGGAATAGTGCTCCTATGTCAAATGGTTGTATTTCATGTGGAAGATCGGGTGGTTACTTTTACATAAATTGGGATGGAAACATCATGCCATGTGTCTTCATACCCTATTATACTGACAATATTGAAGATTTGTATAGTCAAGGAAAGAAGTTAGAAGATGCTTTGTTTTCTCCTTTGTTTAAAAAAGGTCGAGATTGGCAACATCGTTATATAGGCTTGAAAGATAATCCGGGAAATCTCATTAGACCTTGCTTTTATAGGGATCACTATGAGGATTTTTATAAAATAGCTAAAGAAGTTGGTGTAAAAGCTGAAAACGATGATGCTGTAAAAGCACTAGATACTCAAGAGTATAAGGAATTTATGACTAAATATGGTAAAAACTTGGCACAACTGACAGATCCTATTTGGAAGGAAATGGTGGAAAAAGTTAAGAAAGAATCGTTGAATTAA
- a CDS encoding TetR/AcrR family transcriptional regulator, whose amino-acid sequence MGIEKTRDVIVQTAQKLFARFGFSKTSMDEIARVSRKAKGSLYYHFSSKEDLFREVVQKEINEIKNQLEMLLSENINADEKLKKFLLVHCEMVVKAINYLEGIRADFDKDVSLIEDLRIQFIDWEKNVISQIIQEGIDSKIFPAFKNPQAVVSAIIHIILGLEISLFLFRNSRSENANLYNEIHLVIAGLKNFKE is encoded by the coding sequence ATGGGCATAGAAAAAACGAGAGATGTGATTGTCCAAACTGCTCAAAAACTTTTTGCTCGTTTCGGTTTTAGTAAGACATCGATGGATGAAATAGCTCGTGTATCCAGAAAAGCTAAAGGTTCGCTATATTATCATTTCTCAAGTAAGGAAGATCTGTTTCGGGAAGTGGTTCAGAAAGAAATTAACGAAATAAAAAATCAACTAGAAATGTTACTAAGCGAGAATATAAATGCAGATGAGAAGTTGAAAAAGTTTCTTCTTGTACATTGTGAAATGGTTGTTAAAGCTATCAATTACTTGGAAGGAATACGGGCTGATTTTGATAAAGATGTGAGTTTAATAGAAGACTTGCGTATTCAATTTATTGATTGGGAAAAAAATGTTATTAGTCAAATTATTCAAGAAGGAATCGATTCTAAAATATTTCCTGCTTTTAAAAATCCTCAAGCAGTTGTTTCCGCTATCATTCACATTATTCTTGGCCTGGAAATATCTTTATTTTTATTCAGAAATTCTCGATCTGAAAACGCGAATTTATATAACGAGATACATCTTGTGATTGCAGGTTTAAAAAATTTTAAAGAATAA